Part of the Catenulispora sp. EB89 genome, ATGATCACCGGGACGCCCTCCCGGAAGTGCTCGCCGATCGTGCGCGCCTCGTTGTAGGTGCGCGGATGCAGCGTCGTGATGCGGTAGGACGATTCGCGGTCCGCCGACCGGTCCGTCGGGACGCTGTACATCACCGGTCCACCTCTCTCGGCTCGGTCGGCTCGCGAGGACCGCTCGGAGCGGTCCGGCATCACCGTGACATTGGAAGGCGCCGCGAAAGCGCGGCGGTCGTTCTGCGCGACGACGAGCGCGCCGCCGCTAGCCGCTTCCGGCTCGCGGTGCGCGGTGTCCGGGGCCGCCGCGGGCTCGGCGGGCTCCGTCTCGTACTCGTCCTCGTAGTCGTCGTAGTACCGCTCGTCCTCGAACCGCTGTTCGTCAGTGAGCCCGAGGTAGACCGCTGCTCTGCGCATCATGCCGGCCATGGTGTTCGCCTCCGGACTGGGCCTGTTACGGCT contains:
- a CDS encoding cell division protein SepF, producing the protein MAGMMRRAAVYLGLTDEQRFEDERYYDDYEDEYETEPAEPAAAPDTAHREPEAASGGALVVAQNDRRAFAAPSNVTVMPDRSERSSRADRAERGGPVMYSVPTDRSADRESSYRITTLHPRTYNEARTIGEHFREGVPVIMNLTEMEDADAKRLVDFAAGLIFGLRGNMERVTQKVFLLSPANVDVTAEDKARIAEGGFFNQS